From Aegilops tauschii subsp. strangulata cultivar AL8/78 chromosome 5, Aet v6.0, whole genome shotgun sequence:
taaacggttcagatctgaaatcatggcacccgggcctaaagtgacaagcattaagcatggcaaagtcatagcaacatcaatctcagaacataatggataccagggatcaagccctaacaaaactaactcggttaCAAGATGAAtttcatccaactcctcaccgaccagcgagcctacgaaggaattactcactccaggtggggagcatcatggaattggcgatggagaagggttggtgatgacgaagatcgaagatccccctctccggagccccaaacggactccggatctggcctcccgatgaagaacatgaggtgacggcggctccgtctcgtggaacgcaataattctttctccctgattttttttggaaaaatatgATTTTATatcgtcggtttcagggtctgcggggccactaggtggggacaacccacctgggcacgcccaggtgggttgtgcccacccaggtgcgcCTCTTCGAttgttcttggctccagaaattctcttttattgtgcaaaaaatccttgcaaagtttcgttccattccgagaacttttatttctgcacaaaaacaacaccatggtagttctgctgaaaacaacgtcagtctggggttagtttcattcaaatcatgcaaattagagtccaaaacaagaggaaaaacgttaggaaaagtagatacgttggagacgtgtcaatGGCGAGAGCCCCCTCCGGGCAGCAGGCGCGGACGATCTCGCCCCATCTCAAGTCATGAAGACGTCGCGGGAGCGGACGACCTCGACCTCCGCTTCAGAAGCTTGTCTGCAGCACCCGGCATGTTGCGGCCATAGCTCAACAGGCCCCCTCGGCGATATCTCCTCTGCAAAGAACCGAGGGAGCCGGATCCATGTGCGCGGTGGCATTGCCGCCCACACCACAAACTCGCGCGTTGTGCCTTCGGCATGGGTACGCGAGCCGGGTGGCTGTGCAGCCACCGCATGTCCTCCtccgcgcccctgaccctcgcgGCGCTGGGCGCTCCCCCTGTGCGCAGGGCTCTGTGCACGGGCGTACATGGGGATAGGGAAGCCCGGCGGAGGCCGCTCGTGCCAAGGCCGCGTCACCTCAGGCCCCTCGACGGCGTCGCGGGAGCGGCCGAGCCTCTTCTTCGGCAGGAGCGGCCCGAGTTCCTCCCGAGGGGTTTTTTCCTTCTTATCGGTGCCATAAGTGCTTCGGCGAGGTGACGAgacaagaaggaagaagaaagagcAAGCGGCGAGAAGACGGAGATAAGCATGCCCTCCCCCATTTATAGCCggagggaggccaaccgccggctcCACGATCCCCAGTAATGATGATGTTTTTGCATGCAGCAGGTTGTtgtcaagtcgaacggttgccgaggcagcgtggggaagcggagacgcccatgttcCATCAAGCGACACGCGTCGAACGGGTTCGCAGGCGGTTGGGCCCGCGGCGCttcgcccttgccctttggcttcgccttgaagccaagtccgagcgcgccttgggcccgggggctactgtagGCGTTCCGGGaaccggggtacccagacttgcctgcctgtgacccacagcgtggctccatcgacggcctggtacaaCCCATCTTTAGCATCAACAacgcaagaccctcgcgaggcgaacgacgCCAAGACCTGCAGAGGGAGTGGCCTCCTTAGGCTGGCTCttgaggagcggagattcctatgcagGCGCCCACCTCGTGAGGTTaaggtgacgcaagccatgacaaccaaggccagACAGGCGCCAACGGGCGCAGTACaacaggtttcctctttggtgctaaagaggcaagcgcaggcacggagtCCCGAGGGATCAGCTAAAGGTTTCCATTTccgtgctacaagaccaagaccgctaggatggcaggacggaggtcatcgccgaacCCACCACgacgtcacgaccagaagctttgcacgcgaagaccaccttttgttagaataagatgtactagttgccccccttcaaacttggccgttgtgggatcccttcccgccttcattttgagggaagaggaccaatgccactataaatatagcttaGCCACCACCACGGACGGGGATGGAGGGATCGAGCCATCCGAACCCTCACCAGCTCATACCCACACAAGAACACACCTTCTGAGGTTGTTCTCCCTcggtactagttcatcctcagcccacctcgaggctaatccaccacaaagcaagAGTAGgattttacaccgcaaggtggcccgaacctgggtaaactgtcgtGTCCCCTTCCTTTCCTGTTCATCGAGCTAGCCTGAGAGATCATCGAGTTGGCAGACTGGGGAGATTGAGTTCTTCGCACGtaccccagagttcgaatcttTCTTGGATCTGCGAAGCCCTGAATCCGACAGTGTCCAAGCGTCGTACAGACGCATCTGTCCGTATAGGtgtctctttgtaacagacgccTATTATAGGTGGCCCAAATTCTTGTATAAATAGACGATTCTCAGATCAAACAAAGCTCTTGATTTTTCATTCAATCGTTTACATTTCCTACACATTATGATGCACGCATAGACTTCGTCTGCCAAGAGCATTAGAGAAAAGAAGAACGGTAAGATGGTATGGATGAACCTGCGTATCCTCACCTTTGCCCGGGGGTTTTCTTTCGCCGGCGACCTTTTGGTCGTCGGTGATGAGGGGGTCGCCGGATCCGCATGTGTGAATCATTTTAGCTTTTGGTTTTAGGGCTAAAGAAGCTTAGGGTTTTGGATCGTTCGACGTCTTGGCTTTGGTGGCGGCAATGGCGATGCTGAATTTAGAAGCTCCGGATTCTTCTCCGCGAGGCGATCGTCTCTATTGTTGGTGAAGGATCTGGGAATCAGTCTGTTCAAGCAGGGATGTCGTGGCCACGGCGGCATCCTTGTGGTGGACATGTGTCCTCAGGCTCCATCGTTGCGACGGCGTCTGCTCCAACGTCGGCGCGGAGCTTGAGAGGTAGTCgaggagcggatgcagattgtggtctgcatcgacGACATCTGAAAGACGGAGCGTGTGCTGGGCTCGTGGTTCGTGGATGGTGGGTATGGTTTCCTCCTTTGATGTCTTAGTCATGTGGGGTGGTAGATCTGAAGTTCAatggcgtgtccggggtgttgccccggtctgattcgttcaacggtAATGGTTTCGTCTTTGGTGAGCCACCTTGAAGGTCCGtaaagctgcatatcagcgatgAAGCCGCGCCAAGCTCGAGTGAGAAGGTGATCCGTATGAAGCCGCGTCAAGCTCGAGTGAGAAGGTGATCCGTCATTTTTTCTTTCGGTGGCTGCTATGTGGTGCCGGAGGCAGGTGGCGGGCGTTGGTGTCAAGCGCAGAGACGTTCTGCTgtcttttcagttttgtcatgtcggtcTTTGTGTGACTTGTATTTTAATCTTTATGAATGAGACACATATTATGAAAAAAAAAGGTTTTTGGTTTTTGCTTTTGAGCTGTGCTCATGGTTGATTTGGTTTGCGAACGAACCGCTACGACCGCACCAGGCTCGAGTCGCGACTGATCCGCATCTCTCTCAAGCCCGGTGCGATGTTCCTGCGGCGCCTGAGCACGTCCGCCTCCGGCgtcctccgccggcgccgccgcggcgCCAAGGACGACGGCGTCGTAGCCGCCCTGCGTGCGGAGATCGCCCACGAGCTCTCCtcgcccccctcctcctcccccctttcccTCCATTCTCAGGTACCCCCCGCCCTATCCTCCCACCAGTGACTTCCAGCCCCAATCCAGCGCCACTCACGCCCCCTTTCCCATTCGCAGGAGGCTCTCGACTTTGCCACCGTGTCGGACGCGCCGCGTGCGCAGGACGTGCTTCTGCGCCGCCGCGGAGACACCGAGGAGGTCCACGTGTCGGCGCTGCTCGCCCCACTGCGCTTCGAAGGCGAGGAACCGCTGCCCAGGGACGCGCTCATGAAGGTGTTCGTCAGCAAGCCAGGAGTGGAACCGCTGCTGCGCTTCGACTGCCGCGCGGTTGCCGCGGCCGGCGGCGCTGCTGCTGGCTATGATATAACTGCCCTTTCGTATCACGCGTTCCCTGGCGATGGTGGAGACCGCAAGTATGAAGGGCCAGACTTCGGGTAATGTTCCTTGCGCTGCTTGATTTTTAATTCTGTTAATGATGCTATGTATACCATGTGTCAAGTGTCAACTGAACTGAACTGAACTGAACTGAACTGATACATTGGGGTTTACTGTATGGAACTAGGGAGGTGAGCATGCTGAACTAAGAAAGCAGGAACATGAAAAAACACCTCTATGGCTAGCATTACGCAGCCTGAAATCCTAGCTTAGTTTTTACTTTCTGTTGCGCAAGGATGTTGGTACTTTGTTATTCCGTTATCTCTCTGATAGAGTGATAGTGGAACCTGGCTGGTGTGGTCAGTTGGAAAATAAAAACATGAATACGATAGGAATGAAGTTTAAATCACAGGACTTCTTCACAAAACCCCAAGAAGGGTGAATGAATTATCATTTCGTTTGAACATAGAAAAATCGCCTCAATCATAAGCGAATGTGTTTAGAAAAATGATTTTGGTGAATTTTGAAATTCCGGTGGAACTGGAGCATAGGAAATCTATCCGTAGGAATTCGGCAGCACCGTTTCTGTGAACCAAAGGGCATTTATACAGAAAATTTCGTAAGGATCGGAATCCTCCAAAAAATCTTACAATACAAAGGGCGACTGACCGCAGAATTTCTCATAAATTATCTGGGGAGAGTCTGTTTTACGTTCAGTGGAATTTCCCAATAGCTGGATGCAGGATGTAAAGAGCATAGGATTTTCTTGTCACAACACCTCTGCCATTGATAACTGTAAGTCTGAAACTCCTGTTGCAGTTTGTGGAGACCACTAACTGCTGGTGGTCTTACTTTTAAACCTAAAATTATTTAAGAGGAAATGCCAGTACCACTTCCAGTTGTTTAGATTCCTTTTGTATAAAGGGGACTTATCGGTTTATTGCCCTAACTCTTTGGATGACTGCCATTATTTTAGTTTGAGTAGTTATTTTCTTATATAATAATAATACTCCCTTTGTGGAGTATTTGATAGTGGTTGAAATTTTTGGAATTTTGGATATTACACTGTGCAGAGACGCTGAGATCCTTCTTTGCCAATAAATATTGCGGCAGTATACTTTATGAGATCATCCCTTTGTGGCGCATTTGTGCAATTGCTTTTGATTTGGGCACTAAATTAGTTAAATGGTATACTCCCTCAGAGTTGATCTATCTGAAAGGTGTTGAATGTTAAAATTCTAGGTTATGCTTTATTTCATTCTCTAATTTCTCAAGATTGCTGCTCGCGGGTGTAATACCGAATTGAAGCATCATATGTCGCCTTTAGTTAATAGAGAAGTTTGCGTGAATGTAGTGTGGCACCTGACTTGCCCCAAGTCATGTCTACTACTTGGCATGCGACTTATGCTAGCCATTGGAACCGGTACCTTTCTCCATTGTGAAGTTGGGCATGAGATACAGCAAGAGGTTTTATCGATTATTATTGTAAGGGAAGGGACCAAGGTAATGGTTTTGATAGTAGGAACAATTATTACCTAAAGCATTGACTGCAAGGTGTACAATTAAACATCACTTTTTCGGGATCGACATAGATTTAGAATTACTCGAAATAGCTGTGCTGTTTTACTGTAATGAATGATTAGGCTAAACCAAATGGTATAGAGAGAGTTTGTTCTATAAATTAGGAGGAGCTAATTCATGATATGTAATATGATAATTTGTAAACCTGTACAGATTGGTCATTTACGCTTAACCGTTTTGATCGGATAAGGCATACAGTGCATCATGTGCCAAAACCCCATACCTGATGCATGTTAAGCTGGGACTAGACTGGGCTTAAGATGGATAATAATGCTTCGTACCCACTTTCTTTTTTGCTCTACTGTATTAAATATGTGAAACACAATGTGCTCAAAGTGCATACCAAATAGAGAACATACATATGCTATCGGTTACATCTGTTGTTGTTAATGGTGCCTATGGTTTGTTCTGAGTGAGTCCAAATGGTGCCTATGGTTTATTCTGAAGCCAggtgcaacaacaacaacaacaacaacaacaacaaaaactgGATGTGTTTCTCATCCATGAAATTCTTCTTGTCGATGTTAACTatatcagctgtttcaatgtataaTGATCATATTGTCCCACCATAGACAAAAGGATCACATTTATAATTTACAAAACCACCAAAAAGGCAATTGATTCCTTTGAAAAGCAGCAAGCTCAAGAAGCATGTGCTGTTCCTCTCTAATTGCACTGAGTGAGAGTGTTTTTCCTTCCGCTGTGCAGGGATTTGGATCCTAAGCTACAGGCTGCACTGAAAGAATATCTCCTGGCAAGAGGCGTTACCCCCGAACTGGCGACCTCACTTCGTGAACACTTGCTTCAGAAGGAGCAGGCCCAGTACGTGAGCTGGCTGAAAACATTGGAGGGGATGTTCACCAAAGATCATTGACCTGATCGTTGTCCAAAAAGATGAAGAAGAGAACGATTGTTGACCTATTAGTCCTCGTCTGTCCAACTTTGCTTGTCAGTTGTTAGTCTGTTCCTGATGAGTCGAATGCTTAATGTTCTTTTGGCTGTGACAATGCGGGATATAAGGTGAATGCTGTATCTCGGTTAAGTTTGTGTCCTGTCCAGTTACAGTAATGGCGTTCTTGTTGAGTTCGCTGAACTGTCAAGTGTTATCACCAGCGGCCTGTCTTGTTGCTGATTGGTGATGCTGGACTTGGGGTTTTGGACCATGAGATGAAGGCCTGAAGGTGATGGTGGATTTGTGCTTTTCGGTCGGACAAGATCAACATTCCAGTAAAATACCCCATTTAGCTTCTTTTTTTAACAAAATAAGTAGGAGGAGATTTTTCAATCTTGTAATTGAGCTGGCTCTCAACTCGTCAAGATGTGTTAAAAAAAACTTGTCAAGAAATATTTTTCTCTGCCGGCCAATATGTGATATCGCGATGGAAGATTACTCGCAAGAGTTGCATGCTTCACCCACCTCGCCTTCAATGCTTTTTCTTCATCTTCAAACTTGAATCTAGTACTATATCTTCTTAACCGAAAATTCAAATTAAGTTTCGTTTGCATATTTGTGTTCGTTGCAACAAGTACCTTCAAACAAGACCAATTTTGAATACATTTTGACAATTTATAAATTTTTACCAAGTTTCAAATATTATAACTTGATAGCCGCAATATTAAGTTTTTACTAAGTTTTACCAAGTTTCATTTGCTTTTAGGGTTTAGGGCTAGGGCTTGGGGGTTAGGGAGGGTTGAGGGTTTAACTTTTAGTTTTTTTTAAACTTGATGAATTTATCATTCATTCTATAAAATTTCAGCAGTTGAAACCTGGTGAAGTTTTTAAAACTTGTCAAAACATATTCAGAAGTGGTCGTGTTTCAAAGCCCTCGTCATATAGAATACGAATATGCGAACGCAATTTAAGTTAGATTTTTGGTTAAAacaaatagattcaaatttacaAATCAAAAGAAAAATCATTTTTAGGTGGGGTGGGTGAGGCATGCACTCTCACTCCCTGCCAAAAGATGTACTAAAAGCTGTATGCATAAAGTAATTAAGCTCTAATCACAAAATCAAGTTTGCAATCTTGCTCAATCATGTGGCTGCATGCATGCGTACCCAAGCCGCTCTGTGCAGTAAATCGCCTCCCATGTCGCGTTGGTTATCTTTCTGTATCCTCTTGCGTTATCAAAAGGAAAATTGTTGTTTCGAACTGAGGCAACGTTTGTTTGCAAGAGGAAGACAAGATCGAGCATATCCTGATGCAATGCATGGTGGCTAGAGAAACTTTTGGCAGCGATGCTTCGCTGTGCTGCATATTATTGTCATGATGCCATCACGACAAGGCACCTTGGAGGACTGGTGGATTAAGGCCAAAATGCTACTCCCTCCTTTCGGAAAAAGTTTGTCCTTTAAATGGATATATCTAGCACAGCGGGAGTATTTTAAAAGCTTGTCTCTAAAAAATTAGTGCTAGGTACATCCATTTGAGGGATAAGCTTAGGACAAACTTTTTCGGACGAAGGGAGTATTTCAAAAGCACAACAGGCGTGGTTTCGATTGGTTTGTTACCTTACCTCCTGACATCTTTGAAAACAAAGAAACACCCATGTTTTTGGTAATGTTTGTCACTAGTTGTTGGTGTCAAAACTGATGGACCTCGTCCGCGAAGACTTGAAGTATTGGATGAAGGCCGAATTCGATGGTTTGGATAGATTTGTGAGAAGTTAGCTTCATGACATTGCTCAGTTGTTGTTGGCCCATCTTCGCGCGGATTTTATTTACCGGTTTTGCTTCTCTTTTGTTAGCACGCCAAAGACGTACCATATATTTTATAGAATACATAAACAATTTACATTATTCtttttatgaaaataaaatatAAGAACTTTATCGAATTGGTTGCAGGCACCCAATCACAAAGCTTTAAGCACACTCGCCGACACGTAGGGGTAGCGGCCGGCCGCAGATTTGTTAAAAGCATCCTCAACAAGTCCCATATACCACCCTAAAAGTGACCACACGGGATGTTCAAATAATTTATCTGAGGTTCTCAGATGTGGTGTTTTTGCAAGTTCCTCATACATGTTCCCCTAAAACATGTTATCTTTTTATTTCTCTTTAAACTAACATACAAATGGCATATGTGTGGAGAGGAGGTTAGGGAGAGACCGACGAGCGACACAGAGAGGCAGATGGACGACGCAGCTGGGCAGCAAGGGGAAGAGGTAACAAAGAGACGCGGCGGCGAGAGCTGGTACATGCAACACGGCTGAGTCTGTCGGGAGGCGACGGAGTGGCTGCGCCCTGAAATTTCAACGGCTATCTCCTACCATGTTTACTGCAAGATTTACGGGAAAAGTCATCTTCCCCTGATGGAGGGGAAGTTGGGCTGATTATATGGCCCCCCTTAAAAATATCAGAAATGCCATTGATACATTCTCTAGGAGTAGCTTTCCTAGTACATCCAATTCCGGAGTAGCTTTCCTAGTACATCCAATTCCCGTGTGCAAATCTCCACGTGACAATCCTTATTCACTCTCATGCACCTCTCAGAGTGAACGACTCCATGTAGGACACTAATTTTTTTGAACACAatgctggaattttgtctattttgggcctagcccaatagcagtttcagaaattcctaataaatcctagaggcccacgcagcccatttgtgcaaggcaagaggtggaacaaaagtttagtcccacattgctagtttagagggagttgcacctctttataagggaggctcttactccacatgtatgaggatgagaacaagagggacatccacgcgcgctcctcctccgccacgccacgccgcgggttgcgggaatgagccgatgtctaaatttttgccacgcacgacgGGTATGCGAAAGGTCACGCGGGAGCTGAAACGTTTTCTGTAGTGGACACTGAATTCGAACGGCGCGCCTCTTCGGCCGCTGCCTGTTCGCTTCGTCTCCCTCCGTTGCTTCACCTCCCGCCGCAGCCTGTTCGCGTCATTCTCCTGTGCCTATATAAGAGAGGTCGCTCCTCTCCAGAAAGACACACCAGAAGAtcctcttcctctcgccacaaggttcctgagcactgcgctgctgctacgatcttccccatcccgacttgcggcgtgcaccgcaggtcgggacagtaggAATCCGGAACCGCAccttttgagtcctgtacgggagaagggtgataaggttttggggagcgctccgcgcgactactgacttcttcatcacgaactccgacgactacttccccgacgacgacttcttccccgacgtcgacaacctcatcgacgacatggctggagaggatgtcgaccccaagtccagtgcttctgttgctgctgtcccgtacgtgttcttgCTCTTTCTGTTAGATGTCCTGCCACAGTTCTTTGCTCTAGTTTCTGCCCTACATATGATAGGTTCTACTTCATATATGCAACTTCATCTAGTGTCTGTTCTAGATGTGTTTAGTTCAAGTTCATATATGCAGATGCTATTTACCTTCACTCTGTCAGATTGCATGACTTGCTTTATCTCtgctatattagtcatgctttatctagtatttccgtTAGCAAAATtatttggtaaattgctcatatttccaacaatccaaaaaccttatgataggcaatttaccccaagtggttttgctgcttccatgagacctcctatgtttgagggtatccactataagaggtggcgcgtgagagcagtcttatggtttcaaaccatgagttgctatgacgccacGCTTGGCAAGCCTGAAGGGGAGCTTGATGCCCAACAGGaacaagcttttcagaaaatggatactctgtttaaggcttctctcttgagtgttcttggcgagaacatagttgatgcttatgcaTCAATTGAcaatggaaaagatatgtgggacgcactctaggccaagtttggggtctcggatgccggcactgagctgtacatcatggagcaattctatgattacaggatgactgaagagcgctccgtggttgagcaagctcatgaaagacagtcatttgctagagaacttgagcacttcaactgtatgctaccggacaagtttgttgccggaggtatcatcaccaagcttcctccttcgtggaggaactttgctactgtactgaagcataagagacaaGAGTTTTTCGTTCTggatctcattggtactcttgatgtcGAAGAAAAGgtgagagcaaaggacacacctgctcgaggtattgagggaggatatagtgccaatctggtacagaagaagaacttccagccccacaagttcaagaacaagggcaagtttgatggtaaagcaaagtttgatgggaagaacaaggctgtgcagcacacgaccttcaagaagaagaatgacaagaagaaaggtgtttgtcatgtgtgtggggatcctgatcattgggctcctagttgccctaatcgctatgacaagcgtcatcctgggaaaggcggcaagaccgctaatgttgtcattggagacattgacatgaaggatgctgagtatggtatat
This genomic window contains:
- the LOC109782699 gene encoding uncharacterized protein, which encodes MFLRRLSTSASGVLRRRRRGAKDDGVVAALRAEIAHELSSPPSSSPLSLHSQEALDFATVSDAPRAQDVLLRRRGDTEEVHVSALLAPLRFEGEEPLPRDALMKVFVSKPGVEPLLRFDCRAVAAAGGAAAGYDITALSYHAFPGDGGDRKYEGPDFGDLDPKLQAALKEYLLARGVTPELATSLREHLLQKEQAQYVSWLKTLEGMFTKDH